The nucleotide sequence GAAGAGAGTCCGTACTCGCCAGATGTCGAAACGTCATTGAACTGCGCTTCTGATAAGCCAGGCGATACCTGTGATGAAAAGTGGGCAGGACTGGAGTATGAATGTATTGTTGGATGTATGAATAATAGCGCGCTCTATCGCCCAGCGGAAAGTTGTTTAATGAATGGAACAAATAACAGTTGGGAATATTGTCCGGTGTGTACATATCAGTTGGAGCAAATTCTCACTGACGAGTAAATGGGATTATAATAGTAAGGCAATTCCATATCCGACAAAACATCCGCCTGCAATGAAAGGGATTGCGGGATAAAACTTTCCTTTTTCTCCGTAATAAAAAAGAAGCGCGAGCGCGCATGTTGTCGTGAGAGTAGTAATAACTGGAGCGACAAATCCTCCAGTTGTTTTCAAAAGAACGCCAGAGAAAAGAAGAGGGAATGCGACATCGCCTCCTCCAAGAATCGCGGTGCTCATTGTTTTTGTTTCAGAAGGAATCTTTTTCAGCGTCTTCATACTTTTTTGCTTCTCTGAAGCAACAGGTGTAGCTCCTTGTTTTGTATCAACATGATAAGGAATATACAAGCCAGCAAATACTTTTTGTTCTGTCTGGAATTTCGCCATTGCGATCATGTGTTTGCTTTTCCAGACAGCGTACATGTCATACAATGCAAAAAGGAGAAGCGCAACAGTGATTGCAAGAACATTAAAGAGAGGAACGAGCAATGCTGCAAGGCCACCGTAAATAAAAATTTCTGTGAGGTTATGAATAAAAATCTGATTTCTAAACACTTTAAAGTATGCAAGGAGCGCCGCAATCAAAAGCGTCATACTATAGAGATGTCCTGAAATAAAAGGAACATTCTTGAATACTTTTGCGAAAAGAGGAATGAGTGCTAAAGTAAGAGTAAGCACGACGCTGAAAAAAAACCAGAATTTCCAAAGATTCCCTTGTTTAAATTTAATCAAAAGTAAAATAGCAAGTGTTCCTAAAAATACAGGAAGCACGAGATAGATCCAGCTAAAGGACTCGTTCTCCACTAAAACAGGAGTTATCTTCCCATTTGCGTACATTTCATCTCGGGGGACAGTCTTGCCCGTCTTTGCGCTCTCCTCAATGTCGATATACTCTGAAACAACAAACAATCCATAAAACTGCGCAAGCACAAAAATAAGTAACAATGTTGCGGTAATGCTGACAGAATGTTTCATCTGATTGTAACCTTTTTCGTTCTATTTAACAGTTACTATTTGGAAAATCTTCTTCTAATTATCTTACATAATATTTACTAAAAATAAAGCTTATGTAAGAAAAAATATGTATATTTTACATAATATTTAAAAGTAATAACTATTATGTAAGAAAAGAAGCACAAAAAATGAGCGGTGTGAAGAAAAAAGACGAGCGACAACTACTTGAAGTACTCACCTTGCTCAAAAAAGTAGAGCCAAAAGATATTCTCAAGCTTCTGAAGGAAAAAGAAAAGCAAGAACGCCAGCAGCAGAGTCAGCATATTCCTGTTTCTTTATTCGCTGCAACACCGCTGAGTAGTCTTGAAGCGATAACAGTGTATCTTCGAGAGAAGCGGCAATTACAATTTGTGCAGATGGAAAAATTACTTGATCGAAATCAGATTGCGTTGAGTACAACATATAGGCGAGCGAGAAAAAAATATGCGATTTCGCTAGATATTCCAGAAACAAAATGGACAATTCCATGTTTATGTATTGCGGATAAAAAATTAAGTGTTCTTGAAAGTATTGTCGTGTATCTAAAAAAAACATATTCTCTCTCTAATGCAAGTATAGCAAAGCTCCTCAAAAAAGATCAAAGAACAATCTGGACAGTTCTGAACCGTGCGAAGAAGAAGGAGGTGAGAACATGAGCGCAGAAAATAAAATGCGGAACATGAATCACCTTCTTGCAACAGTTGTGTTTGTCTTCTTCATAGTCATCGGAATAATGTTGTCTGTACAAGAAGCAGGAGCAGTTAATACAGGGCTGGGAACAAATGCAACGCTTAAACTCTTTGATGATGGGGATATTGTTCCAAACACAGCGAGCAATGTTAAAATACCTGGTCTGGAAATAAACAATTTGTTCAACGATACAAGCAATGTATACTTCTATGCGAATTATACAAATGGGACAGGATCTCACATGACTCCAACTCCAGGAACAATATGTAACATTGAGTTTACATCAGAAGCAGGGGGAAACACAGGACCATTTACAATGGTAAGTAACGCAACGCTTCAATTATTTGAATACAATAGGTCCTTCCAAGGGAATGGTACATTCGCGTGGAACGTCACTTGTGGAAATACAGTTGCGGGAACCGCGAATGTCACGGTGTATGATAATGTCAGAATATTTGGTCCGGGGTGCACGAGAGTGGGGACAGGATCTGAATTTCCTATCATTAATAATACTATTTTATGTAGGGATCAGTATCTGATTTCCGGTTCTGAGGCACAGATAGATATTGGTGTTGCGAACATTACCTTAGATTGCAATGGTTCAATAATTGAGTCAGATGACCCCGCAGATGATACTAAAGAGAGTGCAATAGCGGTGCGTAGCAAAGGAGTCATAGTCAAGAATTGTAATTTTGCTGGCGCTCGGTTTGGAGTAAAGATCGAGTCAGGTGCAAATCAAACCCTCCTTTACAATAACACATTTGAAAATAATACACGAGTTGCGATCAATATTACAGGAACATCAGCAGGGAATACGAGCTTCATCACAATAGATAGCAACAATTTTACAGGAGGTTTCTTTGCAGGATTTGCTATTGACATAAGAAATGCGACGAACATTAACATAACCAGAAATATCTTTGCAAACAATCATAGCAGGCCACTCATTCGTTATGAAAACGTCTTCATCAATACAACAGACAACAACACGATTCAGCCAAAGCTCATCAGCACAGCAAATAATACCGATCAGTATGAAATTAACTTTACATTTAATATTCCAACTCTGGGATTTGCGCGAACCTGTGATCTCGCGCTGAATGTCTCTGGAGGAAGCTTCTCAGGAAGAACAACAGTGCTTGCTGCGAATGATAATGATGTGAATGTAACATTTAATAGGACGTTTTTCAGTGGAGACAGATTTACTTGGCAAGTCAATTGCACGGATCCAAATAATAACACCGGAAACAGTGTTCTATTTAATTCAACATATAGAGCATGCACTCTTCCAATTATATCAGGAATAGGACTTGATCCAGGTATAAACGTCACATTCTGTCCTGGAACGTTTAGGATAAATATATCGTCATCATCACATTTTATAGAAATTAATAATGTTAATGACTCTGTCATCAGTTGTAATAATACTATTATAATTGGAAACAGTAGTGGAGATTTATTCAGTATTGTGAATGGCTCAAACAGAGTTCGAATCCAGCATTGTCTTGCAGAGAATTATAGCACTATGATCAAGACACAATCCTTATCATCATCAAGAAATGTTACCATATTCAATAACACCTTCAGTAATGCGTCAAGCGAAGCGATACTTATACACGCAGAAGGATTTAATCTAACAAATAATACTATTGCAAACTCAACAATAGGTGTTCACCTGATTAATAGAGGAAATCATACGCTTCTGAACAACACGATCAAAGGGTCTGGTCGTTCCGCGCTTATAGTAGAGAATACATCAAGCAACACTGTCCTTTGGAATAATTTATCTTTTGGTTCGGAAAATGGGATTATCATTAATGTTGGTGCGGTGGCGGGATTGCCTGCCTCTGTGACAAGACCAGAGTTTGTGAATCTCATTGCAAATAATACTGTCTGTGGGTTTAGAGTAAATGGGCTGTCTGTTGAAAACACTCGTTTTAGTACAAGCCCAATAATGGATGGTCTTATTGCGAATAACACCTTTTGCAATACAACGACAGGAACAGAAAATGGAAACATTTCACGACTGATGTGGAATATAGATATTCAGGCGGTGAACGCGACAAACACATCAATGGTTGATGTAAACATAAACATCACAAATCTATTGAATAGAAGTACGCTCCAAAATGTGGGAACCCCAAGCGATGGCATCGTTTCATTCCTGAATATTACACAGTTTATAGTAAATAATAGTAACATCCTTGTCAATGAATCACCAACAACATTGGTCGGTGCAAAGAATAATGAAAAAACAAATCTGACATTACTCATTGATCAATTGCGAATAGTGCCATTAGCAAACCAACTCATCCTCAATCTCAGTCAAGATAATACTCCTCCAAATGTCACGCAAATATCTCCAACAACAGCAAATGAAGATACAAACATTAACTTTAGTGCAACTGTTGTTGATCAAACAGGAATACAATCATGTAGTTTGTTTGCTGGTACGGGTAGTTCGATAACAAACAGAGGAGTGATGACATACTCATTGAGTAATGGAATAGTAAACAGAACACTGCTTCTTGCAGATCCAGATACATATACGATTTATGCAAATTGCACGGACAACGGAGGAAATATTGGGTTCAACACAACACTTGTTGAGATTAATGACACAACACCACCAAATGCATCAGTTATTTCTCCTCTAGCGAACAATTTCACTGCAATGAACAGCGTGGTTAATATAACAGTCAACGGTTCGGATAATGTCTTCGTTATATCCGGGCAAGCAAACATTACCTATCCAAATAATACAACAAAAGAAACGCTGACATTGCAAGCTAACGATAGTATCCTCTCCACGAAAAGGAAGTTGACATTTAATTACAGTTTCGGAAATACATCAATGGAAGGGCATTACAATGTTACAATTACTGTGTTAGATCAGACAGGAAACCTGAACACAACGGAAAAAACAAACTTCACAGTAGATTCAACAGGCCCTGCAATAACAAACATAAATCCAGTATCAAACACAACAGGGGTAAGAAATGGAACAGTAATTAACATCAGTGTCAATGTCAGTGACCTCTTTTTAAATGTCGAGAAAGTATTTGCAAACATTACATATCCAGATAATAGCACAAAAGAACAAGTAGCTTTAGTAAAGGTTGGAAACATTTACAATTTCAGTTT is from Candidatus Woesearchaeota archaeon and encodes:
- a CDS encoding right-handed parallel beta-helix repeat-containing protein produces the protein MSAENKMRNMNHLLATVVFVFFIVIGIMLSVQEAGAVNTGLGTNATLKLFDDGDIVPNTASNVKIPGLEINNLFNDTSNVYFYANYTNGTGSHMTPTPGTICNIEFTSEAGGNTGPFTMVSNATLQLFEYNRSFQGNGTFAWNVTCGNTVAGTANVTVYDNVRIFGPGCTRVGTGSEFPIINNTILCRDQYLISGSEAQIDIGVANITLDCNGSIIESDDPADDTKESAIAVRSKGVIVKNCNFAGARFGVKIESGANQTLLYNNTFENNTRVAINITGTSAGNTSFITIDSNNFTGGFFAGFAIDIRNATNINITRNIFANNHSRPLIRYENVFINTTDNNTIQPKLISTANNTDQYEINFTFNIPTLGFARTCDLALNVSGGSFSGRTTVLAANDNDVNVTFNRTFFSGDRFTWQVNCTDPNNNTGNSVLFNSTYRACTLPIISGIGLDPGINVTFCPGTFRINISSSSHFIEINNVNDSVISCNNTIIIGNSSGDLFSIVNGSNRVRIQHCLAENYSTMIKTQSLSSSRNVTIFNNTFSNASSEAILIHAEGFNLTNNTIANSTIGVHLINRGNHTLLNNTIKGSGRSALIVENTSSNTVLWNNLSFGSENGIIINVGAVAGLPASVTRPEFVNLIANNTVCGFRVNGLSVENTRFSTSPIMDGLIANNTFCNTTTGTENGNISRLMWNIDIQAVNATNTSMVDVNINITNLLNRSTLQNVGTPSDGIVSFLNITQFIVNNSNILVNESPTTLVGAKNNEKTNLTLLIDQLRIVPLANQLILNLSQDNTPPNVTQISPTTANEDTNINFSATVVDQTGIQSCSLFAGTGSSITNRGVMTYSLSNGIVNRTLLLADPDTYTIYANCTDNGGNIGFNTTLVEINDTTPPNASVISPLANNFTAMNSVVNITVNGSDNVFVISGQANITYPNNTTKETLTLQANDSILSTKRKLTFNYSFGNTSMEGHYNVTITVLDQTGNLNTTEKTNFTVDSTGPAITNINPVSNTTGVRNGTVINISVNVSDLFLNVEKVFANITYPDNSTKEQVALVKVGNIYNFSFANTTAHGLYNITFIANDTAGNLNTSEKTNFTSDDANPQVSEVTPTSGTAGSFTFTATVTDNIGIESCNLFVGVAGSETTNQGAMTYSSATNLSTASITLSTAGAYTVYSNCTDTSGNIGLNSTSVSVSLVSGGGGDDGGDEGGSSAGGGGAAPAAAETATETAEPAAEETAPAETAAETGAEAAAEAASEGDGEQDEEEEIEAEAAILAEEGGIEITSITANDVTVYENGEQVDTVTIKDEDVLVLEITITNPEEGVAENLEVLLKNLPESISIEDLSPEIIEALEAGETQTIRIELESGDVTETFSLDIEIRSLTAYASVSIGTVLEEGKGQLYYTRQKIIEETKEVVIRTYKILFLLFLVPILLLLRATTIVDENALRRMIDDKKLGDHWRVYVPEQSYLKYNMFQNLKPIHLEEDEVAKANQLVHEGKISYSLATMILYANKKMIPRVFTLEKVSDEIRHKYPRVYFTSPLRDYREEQLQRYVEMQKKKGYKSNDIREALLAAKWDAAVVKKYLNPEEDLAQYIAEQQKQGKSLGELRKELLEVKWDKAVVDKHIPRETVLKEYIAVQRKTGKTNEQLRKELIKVGWEKELVKKYLNPENDLKAYVVSQQHKGVSNEQIKQQLIKGKWKKEVVERIFSNK